The genomic stretch CGGCTGGGTGAGCACACAGTTACCCCCGCTTTCCGCGGCCAGGTCCACCACCACCGTGCCCGGCTTTAAGCGCTCCACCATGTCCTCGGTGAGGAGGATGGGGGCCCGGCGGCCCGGCACCTGGGCGGTGGTGATGATGGCGTCCATCCCCGCCACGTGTTCCCTAAGGGCCTCGTGCTGGATCCGCTTTTCCTCCTCGGTGAGTTCGCGAGCGTAACCCCCCTCCCCTTCGGCACTGATGGGCAGCTCAATGGGCTTGGCCCCCAAGGAAAGGGCCTGCTCCACCGCCGCCTTGCGCACGTCGTAGGCGAACACCTGGGCCCCCAGGCGCTTGGCGGTGGCGATGGCCATGAGCCCCGCCACCCCCACCCCCATGACCATCACCTTGGCGGGGCGGATGGTGCCCGCCGCGGTGGTCAGCATGGGGAAGAAGCGGGGGGAAAGCCTGGCGGCATGGATGGCTGCCAGATACCCCGCCACCGTGGCCTGGCTGGAAAGGGCGTCCATGCTCTGGGCCCGGGTGATGCGGGGAATGAGCTCCATGGCGATCACCGTGGCCTTTTTGGCGGCCAAAGCCTTCACCAGGTCCAGGTTTTTATGGGCCTGAACAAACCCCACCACAATGGCCCCAGGCTCCAAGGCGGCGATCAGATCCTCCGGTGGCGGCTGGACGGTGAAGAGGAGATTGGCGCCCTTTAGGAGCTCCCCTCGCTCCACCACCTCCGCCCCCGCCTCCTGGTAAGCGGCGTCAAGATGATAGGCGCCTTCCCCAGCGCCCTTTTCCACCCGTACCCTGGCCCCTCCCTTTACCAGACGGGCCACCACCTCGGGCACCAGGGCCACCCTTTTTTCCCCTGGGGCCCTTTCCTTGGGAACCGCTATGGTCACCATAGGACCTCCTTCCGGGCCAGTATACCAACGGCCTCCATGGGCATCTGTCCTGACCCTCGAGGCTGACCCACTGGTCAGAAGCAAGTCCTTATGGAAAAATGCCCCCATGCGGCCCTCGGGGCTCAAGATCGCCGCCGTACT from Thermus caldifontis encodes the following:
- a CDS encoding NAD(P) transhydrogenase subunit alpha; this translates as MVTIAVPKERAPGEKRVALVPEVVARLVKGGARVRVEKGAGEGAYHLDAAYQEAGAEVVERGELLKGANLLFTVQPPPEDLIAALEPGAIVVGFVQAHKNLDLVKALAAKKATVIAMELIPRITRAQSMDALSSQATVAGYLAAIHAARLSPRFFPMLTTAAGTIRPAKVMVMGVGVAGLMAIATAKRLGAQVFAYDVRKAAVEQALSLGAKPIELPISAEGEGGYARELTEEEKRIQHEALREHVAGMDAIITTAQVPGRRAPILLTEDMVERLKPGTVVVDLAAESGGNCVLTQPGEVVEVRGVRIYGPLNLPSELSVHASEMYAKNLLNLSGLLIDKGEFAPKWEDEIVQGALLMKEGEILHGPTKALVGGA